From Trueperella pecoris, a single genomic window includes:
- a CDS encoding branched-chain amino acid transporter permease, whose translation MTEYITGVVIVVFAVTFSLRAAPFLFLARVRDSQTLAYLGKAMPAGVMLILVIFTLQGVSFANADWMPPAAGVVATLGLHLAFRKVLLSLIGGTAVFAAVLSLIG comes from the coding sequence ATGACCGAGTACATCACCGGCGTCGTCATTGTGGTTTTCGCTGTCACGTTTTCGCTGCGGGCCGCGCCCTTCCTGTTCCTTGCGCGCGTGCGCGACTCACAGACGCTGGCCTACCTCGGTAAGGCGATGCCGGCGGGCGTCATGCTTATTCTCGTCATTTTCACACTGCAGGGCGTATCCTTCGCGAACGCCGACTGGATGCCACCGGCCGCCGGGGTCGTGGCAACGCTGGGACTTCACCTGGCTTTCCGCAAGGTCCTGCTCTCGCTCATCGGCGGCACGGCAGTTTTCGCGGCGGTACTCAGCCTTATCGGGTAA
- a CDS encoding amino acid permease codes for MTLEATNDSQESLHRGLSNRNIQLIALGGAIGTGLFMGSGSTIHSAGPSIILVYLVIGFVLFLIMRAMGEILIHNLHYKSFQDFAHDLIGPWAGFITGWTYWFLWVVIAIGDMIVITGYFDFWIGNMTVSAFLTLGLLGCLTLVNLLTVRLFGEVEFWFSLIKIAAIVSLIAVGSVMVFSGFTGPSGEAASFSHLWDHGGFFPTGASGFLGAFSIAIYSFIGTELIGTTAAETKEPKTTIPRAINQVPFRIAIFYVGALAVIMAITPWDVIDPERSPFVSVFSMVGLGAAASIMNFVVLTSAASSANSGIFSSSRMMFGLAKSHHAPRLFGQLSSHRVPWRALMFIGLLILIYLPILFIGGSVLKGFELIAAVATTLILFIWALILVSYIRYRRTHRAEHEASEFKVHFASVTPWLALAFIVFIAGVLVYFPATRFPTLLTPVWFVVLAIVWEVRKRVLLRRGLPLEFITR; via the coding sequence ATGACACTTGAGGCGACCAACGACTCCCAGGAATCTCTTCACCGGGGGCTGTCGAACCGCAACATTCAGCTTATTGCGCTTGGTGGTGCGATCGGCACCGGCCTTTTCATGGGATCGGGCTCCACGATCCACTCCGCCGGGCCGTCGATCATTTTGGTCTACCTCGTCATCGGTTTCGTCCTGTTCCTCATCATGCGAGCCATGGGCGAGATCCTGATCCACAATCTGCACTACAAGTCTTTCCAGGACTTTGCCCATGATCTCATCGGCCCGTGGGCGGGCTTCATTACCGGCTGGACATACTGGTTCTTGTGGGTGGTGATCGCGATTGGCGACATGATCGTCATTACAGGATATTTCGATTTCTGGATCGGCAATATGACGGTTTCCGCCTTCCTGACCCTTGGCTTGCTTGGGTGCCTGACCCTCGTCAATTTGCTCACCGTGCGACTTTTTGGCGAAGTGGAGTTTTGGTTCTCGCTCATTAAAATTGCCGCGATTGTCTCCCTGATCGCCGTCGGTTCGGTCATGGTCTTTTCTGGTTTCACCGGGCCGTCTGGCGAAGCGGCGTCGTTTAGCCATCTGTGGGACCACGGCGGATTCTTCCCCACGGGCGCCTCGGGCTTCCTGGGCGCTTTCTCGATCGCCATTTATTCCTTCATTGGAACTGAGCTGATCGGCACGACAGCGGCCGAGACGAAGGAGCCGAAGACGACGATCCCCCGTGCCATCAACCAGGTCCCGTTCCGCATTGCTATTTTCTACGTGGGTGCCCTCGCCGTCATCATGGCGATCACGCCGTGGGACGTCATCGATCCGGAACGTTCCCCGTTTGTTTCTGTGTTCTCCATGGTCGGGTTGGGTGCAGCGGCGTCCATCATGAACTTCGTGGTGTTGACTTCTGCGGCGTCGTCCGCGAATTCGGGAATCTTCTCCTCCTCGCGCATGATGTTCGGCTTGGCCAAGTCCCATCACGCTCCGCGCTTGTTCGGCCAGCTATCGAGCCATCGTGTGCCGTGGCGAGCGCTGATGTTTATCGGCCTGCTGATTCTTATTTATCTTCCGATCCTCTTCATTGGCGGAAGCGTGCTCAAGGGCTTTGAGCTGATCGCGGCGGTTGCCACCACCCTGATCCTCTTTATTTGGGCGCTCATTCTCGTCTCCTACATTCGTTACCGGCGCACACACCGCGCCGAGCACGAGGCGTCGGAATTCAAGGTCCATTTCGCGTCGGTTACCCCGTGGCTTGCGCTTGCCTTTATCGTGTTTATCGCGGGCGTGCTCGTCTATTTTCCCGCGACCCGTTTTCCAACGTTGCTGACTCCGGTGTGGTTTGTCGTGTTGGCGATCGTGTGGGAGGTGCGCAAGCGCGTGTTGCTCCGCCGTGGTCTTCCCCTGGAGTTCATTACCCGATAA
- a CDS encoding MetQ/NlpA family ABC transporter substrate-binding protein, translated as MRKVFALLASAALALTACSSDADTKATTAPASEPGATTLVVGASPVPHATILQFVADNLAAEAGLDLQIKEYTDYVQPNVALESGDLDANFFQHVPYFDAEVADKGYSFEHGKGVHIEPFGLYSQKVKSLDELKDGAVVVVTNDPSNQARGLNLLAAEGLITLNDAKNPTIYDIKDNPKNLQIKESEAPAIPVQLPDVDLAVINGNFALEAGLVPSKDALALESGADNPYSNILAWAKDTKKADAIKKLEELLHSKEVAQFIKDSYPNGEVIPAF; from the coding sequence ATGCGTAAAGTTTTCGCCCTTCTTGCCTCTGCTGCACTCGCTCTGACCGCCTGCTCCTCCGATGCCGACACCAAGGCCACCACGGCCCCGGCGTCGGAGCCCGGCGCGACCACCCTCGTCGTCGGCGCCTCCCCTGTTCCCCACGCGACCATTCTTCAGTTCGTTGCGGACAACCTCGCTGCCGAGGCGGGCCTGGACCTGCAGATCAAGGAATACACGGACTACGTACAGCCGAACGTCGCACTTGAGTCGGGCGATCTGGATGCCAACTTCTTCCAGCACGTGCCTTACTTTGATGCCGAGGTCGCTGACAAGGGCTACTCGTTCGAGCACGGCAAGGGCGTTCACATCGAACCCTTCGGCCTGTACTCGCAGAAAGTCAAGTCGCTGGACGAACTGAAGGACGGCGCGGTCGTCGTCGTCACGAACGACCCGTCCAACCAGGCTCGCGGCCTGAACCTGCTTGCCGCCGAGGGCCTCATCACCCTCAACGATGCCAAGAACCCGACCATCTACGACATCAAGGACAACCCTAAGAACCTCCAGATCAAGGAGTCTGAGGCTCCGGCGATCCCCGTCCAGCTTCCCGACGTCGACCTGGCAGTTATCAACGGTAACTTCGCTCTCGAGGCCGGCCTCGTCCCGTCAAAGGACGCCCTCGCTCTCGAGTCTGGCGCCGATAACCCCTACTCGAACATTCTCGCTTGGGCCAAGGACACGAAGAAGGCCGACGCGATCAAGAAGCTTGAGGAGCTGCTCCACTCCAAGGAAGTTGCTCAGTTCATCAAGGATTCCTACCCTAATGGTGAGGTTATCCCGGCTTTCTAG
- a CDS encoding methionine ABC transporter permease has translation MITSLTHVDAVAQIFAAGSWFSNPAIERGLFPAIMETIYMVGLSSLLTVLIGLPLGLVLSETRKGGLIAAPFVNRVTGALVNLGRAVPFIILAIIVLFLIRAVDLPFLKAIGWPAFTIALAVSAIPYFARLVESNVLAVAPGKVEAAQMTGASRTRIMWDILVREALPSIINSVTILVITIVGYSAMAGAVGGGGLGALAINQGYQRYQFDVIVIVVAVILLMVQVIQWAGDMLSRMVDHR, from the coding sequence ATGATCACCTCGCTGACGCACGTTGACGCCGTCGCCCAGATTTTCGCGGCCGGCTCCTGGTTCTCCAATCCCGCCATCGAACGCGGCCTCTTTCCGGCCATTATGGAAACCATCTACATGGTCGGCCTTTCTTCCCTGCTGACGGTTCTCATCGGGCTCCCCCTGGGACTCGTCTTGTCTGAGACGCGTAAGGGCGGCCTCATTGCGGCCCCGTTTGTCAACCGCGTGACGGGTGCGTTGGTCAATCTTGGCCGTGCCGTCCCGTTCATTATTCTGGCGATCATCGTCCTCTTCCTTATTCGCGCAGTCGACCTGCCGTTCCTCAAGGCAATCGGTTGGCCCGCCTTCACGATTGCCCTCGCGGTCTCCGCTATCCCATACTTCGCTCGCCTCGTCGAGTCCAACGTGCTGGCCGTGGCCCCGGGCAAGGTTGAAGCAGCGCAAATGACGGGCGCCTCCCGCACCCGTATCATGTGGGACATCCTTGTTCGCGAGGCATTGCCGTCGATCATCAACTCGGTCACGATCCTCGTCATCACCATTGTCGGCTACTCCGCGATGGCTGGCGCGGTCGGCGGCGGCGGCCTGGGCGCCCTCGCCATCAACCAGGGCTACCAGCGTTATCAGTTCGACGTTATCGTCATCGTCGTGGCCGTCATTTTGCTCATGGTTCAAGTGATCCAGTGGGCTGGAGACATGCTGAGCCGGATGGTTGACCACCGCTAA
- a CDS encoding methionine ABC transporter ATP-binding protein, which produces MIELHGVTKVYPRRGGEAVTALDDLSLTIPDGEIHGIVGESGAGKSTLIRCLTALEKPTSGSILVDGKDLTILSDSHLRAERRHIGMVFQGANLFEARTAADNIAYPLKVAGVSKAERNERVAELLDIVGLAGRGGSYPAQMSGGQRQRVGIARALADRPSVVLADEPTSALDMETTEQILALLKDVRDRLGVTIVVITHEMSVVRKICTSATLLDAGKIVESGSIEHTLANPNSKLAKKLVPLPDVDPRAVGDDSVVDIYFTSSPGIPTGSRVMTRVAELGADISAGLFESVGEMQVGRMALALASDKVPQALAAFAQDGIHAEVRSL; this is translated from the coding sequence ATGATCGAGCTTCATGGGGTGACCAAGGTCTACCCCCGTAGAGGTGGCGAGGCCGTCACAGCGCTTGATGACCTCTCGCTGACAATCCCGGACGGGGAGATCCACGGAATCGTGGGCGAATCCGGCGCCGGCAAGTCCACGCTCATTCGTTGTCTGACTGCCTTGGAAAAGCCCACGTCAGGCTCCATCCTTGTTGATGGCAAGGATCTGACCATCCTTTCCGATTCTCACCTGCGTGCAGAACGCCGGCACATCGGCATGGTCTTCCAGGGCGCGAACCTTTTCGAGGCCCGCACGGCGGCCGATAATATCGCCTACCCGCTTAAAGTAGCCGGCGTGTCGAAGGCCGAGCGAAATGAGCGTGTCGCCGAGCTTCTGGACATCGTCGGCCTCGCTGGCCGTGGCGGGTCCTACCCTGCCCAAATGTCCGGCGGTCAGCGTCAGCGCGTGGGCATCGCGCGTGCGCTAGCCGACCGCCCGTCCGTCGTGCTCGCTGACGAGCCGACTTCGGCACTCGATATGGAGACCACAGAACAGATCCTCGCGCTTTTGAAGGATGTGCGTGACCGCCTGGGCGTGACAATCGTCGTCATCACCCACGAAATGTCCGTCGTGCGCAAGATCTGCACCTCCGCCACCCTGCTCGACGCCGGCAAGATCGTCGAATCGGGTTCGATCGAGCACACGCTTGCCAACCCCAATTCGAAGCTAGCGAAGAAGCTCGTCCCGCTTCCCGACGTCGATCCCCGGGCTGTCGGTGACGATTCGGTCGTGGATATTTACTTCACGTCCAGCCCCGGCATCCCAACCGGCTCGCGCGTCATGACCCGCGTTGCCGAGCTCGGCGCCGACATTTCGGCCGGACTGTTCGAATCCGTTGGCGAGATGCAGGTTGGCCGCATGGCCCTAGCGCTGGCCTCGGACAAGGTCCCCCAGGCGCTTGCCGCATTCGCCCAGGATGGTATTCACGCGGAGGTACGCTCACTATGA
- a CDS encoding fumarate hydratase: MDDIKYKDMLPVGPDKTEYRLITTEGVETVEGPDGMQFLKVDESALELLAETAFHDINFYLRNAHLRQVAKILDDPEASPNDRFVAKTLLRNAYIASEGVLPMCQDTGTAIIKGERGQHVLTPGVDERALSRGVQATYGKYNLRYSQNAPLSMYEEKNTKTNLPAQIELYADTKPGHENEYHFLFMSKGGGSANKSYLYQETKAILNPDSMMPFLESKIRSLGTAACPPYHLAIVIGGTSAEYALKTAKYASAKYLDELPTHGGEEGYGFRDLEMEEKVLELTRQIGIGAQFGGKYFCHDVRVVRLPRHGASLPVAIAVSCSADRQAKGKITPEGVFVEQLEFNPGQFLPETTDAEIGHAQGDDVVKINLNQPMKDVLAELTKYPVKTRLSLTGTIIVARDIAHAKIQERLNNGEGMPQYMKDHPVYYAGPAKTPEGKPSGSFGPTTAGRMDPYVDPFQAEGGSMIMLAKGNRSQQVTDACKKHGGFYLGSIGGPAAQLAEDCIKHVELLEYPELGMEAVWKIEVEDFPAFIVVDDKGNDFFAGSQQVAVTLGKRPAL; encoded by the coding sequence ATGGACGACATCAAGTACAAGGACATGCTCCCCGTTGGACCGGACAAGACGGAATACCGCCTCATCACCACCGAAGGTGTTGAGACCGTCGAGGGTCCGGACGGGATGCAGTTCCTCAAGGTTGACGAGAGCGCACTGGAGCTGCTCGCCGAAACCGCATTTCACGACATCAACTTCTACCTGCGCAACGCCCACCTGCGCCAGGTAGCAAAGATCCTTGACGATCCCGAAGCCTCCCCCAATGACCGCTTCGTCGCCAAGACCTTGCTCCGCAACGCTTACATTGCCTCCGAGGGCGTGCTCCCCATGTGCCAAGATACTGGCACCGCCATTATCAAAGGCGAACGCGGCCAGCACGTGCTGACACCCGGCGTTGACGAGCGCGCGCTCTCCCGCGGCGTTCAGGCCACGTACGGCAAGTACAACCTGCGTTATTCCCAAAACGCTCCCCTCAGTATGTATGAGGAGAAGAACACCAAGACCAACCTGCCCGCGCAGATCGAACTGTATGCGGACACTAAGCCCGGCCACGAGAACGAATACCATTTCTTGTTCATGTCCAAGGGCGGCGGCTCGGCCAACAAGTCCTACCTGTACCAGGAGACGAAGGCCATCTTGAACCCCGACTCGATGATGCCCTTCCTCGAGAGTAAGATCCGCTCGCTGGGCACCGCGGCCTGCCCGCCCTACCACTTGGCGATAGTTATCGGAGGCACCTCGGCCGAATACGCGCTCAAGACGGCCAAATACGCCTCGGCCAAGTACCTCGACGAGTTACCCACGCACGGCGGCGAAGAGGGCTACGGCTTCCGCGACCTCGAGATGGAGGAGAAGGTCCTCGAACTCACGCGTCAGATCGGCATTGGCGCCCAGTTTGGTGGCAAGTACTTCTGTCACGACGTCCGAGTGGTTCGTCTCCCCCGCCACGGCGCTTCTCTTCCGGTGGCCATCGCCGTCTCCTGCTCGGCCGACCGTCAGGCCAAGGGCAAGATCACGCCGGAGGGCGTCTTCGTCGAGCAACTCGAGTTCAACCCGGGCCAGTTCCTGCCCGAGACCACCGACGCCGAGATTGGCCATGCGCAAGGCGACGACGTCGTCAAGATCAACCTCAACCAGCCGATGAAGGACGTGCTCGCTGAGCTGACCAAGTATCCGGTCAAGACGCGTCTGTCGTTGACCGGCACCATCATCGTCGCCCGCGACATTGCGCACGCCAAGATTCAAGAGCGCCTCAACAACGGCGAGGGCATGCCACAATACATGAAGGATCACCCGGTCTACTACGCCGGCCCGGCCAAGACGCCAGAGGGTAAGCCCTCCGGATCCTTCGGTCCGACGACTGCCGGACGCATGGACCCGTATGTCGACCCCTTCCAGGCCGAGGGTGGATCGATGATCATGCTGGCCAAGGGCAACCGTTCCCAGCAGGTCACCGACGCGTGCAAGAAGCACGGCGGCTTCTACCTTGGTTCCATCGGTGGCCCCGCAGCCCAGCTTGCTGAGGACTGCATCAAGCACGTCGAGTTGCTCGAGTACCCCGAACTTGGTATGGAAGCCGTGTGGAAGATCGAGGTCGAGGACTTCCCGGCCTTCATCGTCGTCGATGACAAGGGCAACGACTTCTTCGCCGGTTCCCAGCAGGTTGCGGTCACGCTCGGCAAGCGTCCCGCGCTGTAG
- a CDS encoding amino acid permease, giving the protein MKTTSELTRGLTSGQVAMIALSGALGTGLFLGSGSVIALAGPATVFSYAIAGALALAIVWALAEMVTVHPVPGGHGAVAAAYLGRFGGFVTRWNFAITMMVAVGAEVVASATYLTYWFEGLPLWLGTILCSAFIGALNMFSVHLYGSSEYWFSMIKVVAIVVFILLGFAVVFGAVPGHDAAGVANLTNQGGFMPKGVTGMLAAACMAVFAFGGIENVSVGAAETANPKRDIPRAAHTMIWRLLIFYVGAILVVLMLQPWTETAAETGTVEQSPFVKVLALTGVTGASHLMNAVLIIAALSAANGCLYSSSRMFHSLAVDREAPHFAAYTNAKGAPRGAVLLAMVGMAIAAALAILSPGNVFMWLYGMATIGILVTWVMVMATHLAFRSKRARAGLPLPENRLWGSPVTNVLALVATIAIFIALYWLLPIVWYAGIPYIVALCAGYWALHRTRDLPQPRDLLVESLASRDA; this is encoded by the coding sequence GTGAAAACTACATCTGAGCTTACTCGTGGCCTAACGTCTGGCCAGGTTGCCATGATCGCGCTCTCTGGTGCGCTTGGCACCGGCCTCTTCCTCGGCTCCGGATCCGTCATTGCTTTGGCGGGCCCTGCCACCGTCTTTTCCTATGCCATCGCGGGGGCCCTTGCACTCGCGATCGTGTGGGCGCTGGCGGAAATGGTGACTGTTCACCCCGTGCCCGGCGGGCATGGCGCGGTGGCGGCCGCCTATTTGGGACGCTTTGGTGGCTTCGTGACGCGCTGGAACTTCGCTATCACGATGATGGTCGCTGTTGGTGCGGAGGTCGTCGCGTCGGCTACCTACCTTACCTACTGGTTTGAGGGTCTGCCGCTGTGGTTGGGGACAATTCTGTGTTCAGCCTTTATCGGCGCTTTGAACATGTTCTCCGTTCACCTTTACGGCTCGAGCGAGTACTGGTTTTCCATGATCAAGGTCGTTGCCATCGTCGTCTTCATCCTGCTGGGCTTTGCCGTGGTGTTTGGAGCGGTTCCAGGGCACGACGCCGCAGGGGTCGCGAACCTGACCAACCAGGGCGGGTTCATGCCGAAGGGCGTCACTGGCATGCTCGCAGCCGCCTGTATGGCTGTTTTTGCCTTCGGAGGTATCGAGAATGTTTCTGTTGGGGCGGCCGAGACGGCCAACCCCAAGCGTGACATTCCGCGCGCCGCGCACACGATGATCTGGCGTTTGCTGATTTTCTATGTCGGTGCCATCCTCGTGGTGCTGATGCTCCAGCCGTGGACCGAGACCGCGGCCGAGACGGGCACGGTCGAGCAGTCGCCGTTCGTCAAGGTCCTTGCTCTCACGGGCGTGACGGGCGCGTCGCACTTGATGAATGCCGTGCTGATTATTGCTGCTCTTTCGGCCGCTAACGGCTGCCTTTACTCGTCAAGCCGCATGTTCCATTCGCTTGCCGTCGATCGCGAGGCCCCGCACTTTGCGGCCTATACCAACGCTAAGGGTGCTCCGCGCGGTGCGGTTCTTCTTGCCATGGTCGGCATGGCGATTGCGGCTGCCCTGGCGATTCTCAGCCCGGGTAACGTCTTCATGTGGCTATACGGCATGGCGACCATCGGCATTCTTGTCACGTGGGTCATGGTGATGGCCACCCACTTGGCCTTCCGGAGCAAGCGTGCGCGCGCTGGGCTCCCGTTGCCCGAAAATCGGTTGTGGGGCAGCCCGGTGACGAACGTTCTCGCGCTCGTTGCCACCATCGCCATTTTCATCGCCTTGTATTGGCTGCTTCCGATCGTGTGGTACGCGGGCATTCCCTACATTGTGGCGCTTTGTGCCGGTTATTGGGCGTTGCATCGCACTCGCGATCTTCCTCAGCCTCGTGACCTGCTTGTCGAGTCGCTCGCCAGCCGTGATGCCTGA
- a CDS encoding helix-turn-helix transcriptional regulator, translating to MKNDIVELRRERGWSQQLLADKLGVSRQTIISIEKGRFDPSLPLAFDIACVFGKTIEAVFFPDRCLSTFHESV from the coding sequence ATGAAGAACGACATCGTCGAGCTTCGCAGAGAACGAGGCTGGTCGCAACAGCTACTCGCCGACAAATTGGGGGTGAGTAGACAAACGATTATCTCTATCGAAAAGGGACGTTTCGATCCTTCGCTACCCCTTGCTTTTGACATTGCGTGTGTTTTTGGGAAAACAATCGAAGCGGTTTTCTTCCCCGACCGATGCTTGTCAACCTTTCATGAGTCGGTCTAA
- a CDS encoding IS30 family transposase → MTLEERVAIGLGLADGKSARQIALSLGRSPSSVTREINRGAFPDGSYDARWAHQCAHQRRSRPKPGKLTTHVALRQKVVELLNKRYSPQQISVRLRHDYGDDRQMRVSHETIYQALYVHGGGALRQELKREKGLRSGRQRRIARSALAGTPGRGRKTWVEGASIDLRPHEVDGRLTPGHWEGDLIIGGGKGKHTALITLVERSSRFLLIARLGVSHDSPTVIEKLTQMVQTLPSKAFSSITWDQGSEMAQVAQFKVDTNIKVYFADPHSPWQRPSNERLNRDIREYFPKGTNFADITDEEVAFVQDELNDRARVVLNGMTPRETLAELLKNDASTP, encoded by the coding sequence ATGACGCTTGAAGAGCGCGTGGCGATCGGGTTGGGGTTAGCTGATGGTAAGTCGGCTCGGCAGATCGCTTTAAGTTTGGGGCGTAGTCCGTCATCGGTGACGCGTGAGATTAATCGTGGTGCTTTTCCTGATGGTTCTTATGATGCTCGCTGGGCTCATCAGTGCGCTCATCAGCGTCGTTCTCGTCCTAAGCCGGGCAAGCTTACTACCCATGTGGCGCTGCGTCAGAAGGTGGTTGAGCTGTTAAATAAGCGTTATTCTCCCCAGCAAATCAGTGTTCGTTTGCGTCATGATTATGGAGATGATCGGCAGATGCGTGTGTCTCATGAAACGATTTATCAGGCTTTGTATGTTCACGGGGGTGGGGCATTACGGCAAGAGCTTAAACGGGAGAAAGGACTGCGTTCGGGTCGTCAACGGCGTATTGCTCGTTCTGCTCTTGCTGGCACTCCCGGGCGCGGGCGTAAGACGTGGGTCGAGGGCGCTTCAATCGATTTGCGCCCCCACGAGGTCGATGGGCGCCTGACGCCAGGTCACTGGGAAGGAGATTTAATTATCGGTGGTGGTAAGGGCAAGCACACAGCGCTGATCACCCTAGTCGAGCGCTCTTCACGGTTTTTGCTGATCGCTCGTCTTGGGGTGAGCCATGATTCACCGACCGTGATTGAGAAACTGACCCAGATGGTTCAGACCTTGCCCAGTAAGGCCTTCTCCTCGATCACCTGGGATCAAGGTAGTGAGATGGCGCAGGTAGCCCAGTTCAAGGTCGATACCAATATCAAGGTCTACTTCGCTGACCCGCATAGCCCGTGGCAGCGTCCGTCGAATGAACGCCTGAATCGTGATATTCGTGAATACTTCCCCAAGGGAACTAACTTCGCTGACATCACCGACGAGGAAGTCGCTTTCGTCCAAGACGAACTCAACGACCGAGCCCGAGTTGTCTTGAACGGAATGACCCCACGTGAGACACTGGCCGAGTTGTTAAAAAATGATGCATCGACCCCCTGA
- a CDS encoding DUF1287 domain-containing protein, producing the protein MVKLSRLCSLVGLLCLAFTLGGCVDQEKTAADFGIDIVRSPADYNRNGIDDYTDFVRGARRDAQNYPRYDGSYVTGGYPAEDVGVCADVVWRAFREAGYSLKDMVDADIAANPTHYPRASQPDPNIDFRRVKNLHVFFAKYAQQLTLDVGRIDQWMPGDIVIFANPDHIGIVSEKRGSKGVPYLIHNGGQKNREENFLGSPLATIDTSYQPIGHYRFDANKIDPDLLRPWTAN; encoded by the coding sequence ATGGTCAAGCTTTCGCGCCTTTGCTCGCTCGTTGGCTTGCTGTGTCTCGCCTTTACTCTGGGAGGGTGTGTTGACCAGGAGAAGACCGCCGCCGATTTCGGCATTGACATCGTGAGATCCCCCGCCGATTACAACCGCAACGGGATAGACGACTACACGGACTTTGTTAGAGGCGCTCGTCGTGATGCGCAAAATTACCCTCGTTATGACGGCTCCTACGTCACAGGTGGATACCCGGCAGAAGACGTCGGGGTGTGTGCCGACGTCGTGTGGCGAGCTTTTCGTGAAGCTGGATATTCCCTTAAAGATATGGTCGACGCCGATATCGCTGCCAACCCCACGCATTATCCTCGCGCGAGCCAACCCGACCCCAATATCGATTTCCGTAGAGTGAAGAACCTTCATGTCTTTTTCGCCAAATATGCCCAGCAACTGACTCTCGACGTGGGCCGGATTGATCAGTGGATGCCGGGGGACATCGTCATCTTTGCCAATCCTGACCACATCGGCATTGTGTCAGAAAAACGCGGCAGTAAGGGTGTTCCTTACCTTATTCATAACGGTGGTCAAAAGAATCGAGAAGAGAATTTCCTCGGAAGCCCACTAGCCACTATTGATACTAGTTATCAGCCCATTGGTCACTACAGGTTTGACGCTAACAAGATTGACCCGGATTTACTCAGGCCATGGACAGCCAACTGA
- a CDS encoding phosphatase PAP2 family protein has protein sequence MQKNRHNPQSKFLGNAPSQQWLYPAAVFTIAALVTAVLVEGVLRRGSLTVWDPPVTCGALGLRAPWLTSIAQIFTFMGTAWFLVPVAALLVVTLIVKAQYLQGLIATSTMLTGLGLTSLLKHLIGRDRPPFFHQIGDFLGSYAFPSGHTLNTFVVIGVLTYFLARGHRRWRNVLVIFWLIHALLVGASRIYLGYHWLTDILGGLAIGLAVLCVGYAALLFTTAQQAPHQRDICSAKTDSVGCPWPE, from the coding sequence ATGCAAAAGAATCGACATAACCCACAAAGCAAATTTCTGGGCAACGCACCTAGCCAGCAATGGCTGTATCCCGCCGCAGTTTTCACAATCGCCGCATTGGTCACTGCTGTGTTGGTAGAAGGCGTGCTCCGCCGGGGTTCCCTGACGGTCTGGGACCCGCCTGTTACTTGTGGCGCATTAGGCTTGCGAGCACCATGGCTGACATCAATTGCACAGATTTTTACTTTTATGGGCACGGCATGGTTCCTTGTACCAGTGGCGGCCCTGCTCGTTGTCACGCTAATAGTGAAGGCGCAGTATTTGCAAGGTCTGATCGCCACATCGACGATGCTAACCGGGCTAGGGTTGACTTCCCTTTTGAAACACCTCATCGGACGCGACCGTCCGCCCTTCTTTCACCAAATAGGCGATTTTTTGGGATCGTACGCTTTTCCGAGCGGACACACGCTCAATACATTTGTCGTCATCGGCGTGCTCACCTATTTTCTCGCGAGGGGCCATCGGCGCTGGCGCAACGTACTCGTTATATTTTGGCTTATTCACGCGCTCTTGGTTGGGGCAAGCCGTATCTACTTGGGCTACCACTGGTTGACTGACATTCTGGGTGGTCTGGCAATTGGATTGGCCGTTCTTTGTGTGGGATATGCTGCTTTGCTCTTTACGACGGCCCAGCAGGCGCCTCATCAGCGCGATATTTGCTCAGCTAAAACAGACTCAGTTGGCTGTCCATGGCCTGAGTAA